From Stenotrophomonas nitritireducens, the proteins below share one genomic window:
- a CDS encoding glycosyltransferase family 2 protein, with amino-acid sequence MNQPSLSVVVPVFNERDNVTPLVNEITAALRGLVDFEIVYVDDNSKDDSLQVLQALKTANPELRVLHHVSQSGQSTAVRTGVKAARAPWIATLDGDGQNDPADIPKLLAARGGAEAQVKLFAGWRVNRQDSGSKRWASKWANAIRARMLRDDTPDTGCGIKLFERAAFLDLPYFDHMHRYLPALMQRAGWKTVSVPVNHRHRTAGVSKYNNLGRALVGIRDLRGVAWLITRSKRTAVEEV; translated from the coding sequence ATGAACCAACCCAGCCTTTCAGTGGTTGTTCCGGTCTTCAACGAACGTGACAACGTCACCCCGCTGGTCAACGAAATCACTGCCGCCCTGCGCGGCCTGGTCGATTTCGAGATCGTCTATGTCGACGACAATTCCAAGGACGACAGCCTGCAGGTACTGCAGGCGCTGAAGACCGCCAACCCGGAACTGCGGGTGCTGCACCATGTCAGCCAGAGCGGCCAGAGCACCGCAGTGCGCACCGGCGTCAAGGCCGCGCGCGCGCCGTGGATCGCCACCCTCGATGGTGATGGCCAGAACGACCCGGCCGATATTCCCAAGCTGCTGGCCGCACGCGGCGGCGCCGAGGCGCAGGTCAAGCTGTTTGCCGGCTGGCGCGTCAATCGCCAGGATTCGGGCAGCAAGCGTTGGGCCAGCAAATGGGCCAATGCCATCCGCGCGCGCATGCTGCGCGATGACACTCCGGATACCGGCTGCGGCATCAAGCTGTTCGAGCGCGCCGCGTTTCTCGACCTGCCGTACTTCGACCACATGCACCGTTACCTGCCGGCGCTGATGCAGCGCGCCGGCTGGAAGACGGTGAGCGTGCCGGTCAACCACCGCCACCGCACCGCCGGCGTGTCCAAGTACAACAACCTGGGCCGCGCGCTGGTCGGCATCCGTGATCTGCGCGGCGTGGCCTGGCTGATCACCCGTTCCAAGCGCACGGCTGTGGAAGAGGTCTGA
- a CDS encoding lipid-A-disaccharide synthase N-terminal domain-containing protein: protein MEFMNQPLVWLEWTGLHMSPWKLIGLTGALMFGGRWLVQFVASRRAGKPVIPRLFWYMSVLGSLMTLSYFLFSSKQDAVGVVQNLFPAFTALYSLRLDIKHRGWQRDKAGH from the coding sequence ATGGAGTTCATGAACCAACCGCTGGTGTGGCTGGAGTGGACCGGCCTGCACATGTCGCCGTGGAAGCTGATCGGCCTGACCGGCGCGTTGATGTTCGGCGGCCGCTGGCTGGTGCAGTTCGTGGCCTCACGGCGCGCGGGCAAGCCGGTGATCCCGCGCCTGTTCTGGTACATGAGCGTGTTGGGCAGCCTGATGACGCTGAGCTACTTCCTGTTCTCGTCCAAGCAGGATGCGGTGGGCGTGGTGCAGAACCTGTTCCCGGCATTCACCGCCTTGTACAGCCTGCGCCTGGATATCAAGCACCGTGGCTGGCAACGTGACAAGGCCGGTCACTGA
- a CDS encoding DUF885 domain-containing protein, giving the protein MKSPLTVALLLTLGLSATPAFAATASAPATLATQSLDDQFKAIYEKEWAWRQTGGGEASEDSDASANSTRLPDVSAAAQQARLKVWDEVLAQLKAIDPAKLSAENQVNYAIYKYQVESLAEEVRLRSYEMPFNSDSSFWSNLSFMARGEMKTATEYRNYIARLNDVPRYFDQQMVNMRAGLARGFSVPRAVLEGRDVSISTVAELKDPTESPLYEPLKKLPSSIPAAEQAKLQAEARQAISGSVVPAFGKLLTFYREEYVPQSRTTLAAEAMPGGKEFYQAQIREYVTLDMSPQQIHAQGLSEVNRIQQQMNAIIDKLGFKGKSEQTRFADFLEFLRTDPQFYAKTPDELLWRAAWISKRVDGVIGKFMTLPRARFTIVPVPPDIAPFWTAGRGGMSTYWLNTYNLPARPLYNLPALTLHESDPGHALQGALAAEQTGQPEFRRSAYISAYGEGWGLYTEKLGIDMGIYQTPYEDFGRLTYEMWRACRLVIDTGVHHYGWDRDRAIAYLRDHTALSEHEVTTEVDRYISWPGQALSYKLGEITIVKLREKAEKELGDKFDIKGFHDAVLKQGSVPLPVLEQQINAYIAERKAAK; this is encoded by the coding sequence GTGAAATCGCCGTTGACCGTTGCGCTGCTGCTCACCCTTGGCCTGAGTGCCACCCCTGCCTTTGCCGCCACAGCGTCGGCCCCGGCCACGTTGGCCACGCAAAGCCTCGATGATCAGTTCAAGGCGATCTACGAGAAGGAATGGGCCTGGCGCCAGACCGGCGGCGGTGAAGCCAGCGAGGACAGCGATGCCTCGGCCAACAGCACCAGGCTGCCGGATGTGAGCGCCGCTGCACAGCAGGCGCGGCTGAAGGTGTGGGACGAGGTGCTGGCCCAGCTCAAGGCCATCGACCCGGCCAAATTGTCGGCCGAGAACCAGGTCAACTACGCCATCTACAAATACCAGGTTGAAAGCTTGGCCGAAGAAGTGCGGCTGCGCAGCTACGAGATGCCGTTCAACTCGGATTCCTCGTTCTGGTCCAACCTCAGCTTCATGGCCAGGGGCGAGATGAAGACCGCCACGGAGTACCGCAACTACATCGCGCGCCTGAACGATGTGCCGCGTTACTTCGACCAGCAGATGGTCAACATGCGCGCCGGGCTGGCGCGGGGTTTCAGCGTGCCGCGCGCGGTGCTGGAAGGCCGCGATGTGTCCATCTCGACCGTGGCCGAATTGAAGGACCCGACCGAGTCGCCGTTGTATGAGCCGCTGAAGAAGCTGCCTTCCAGCATTCCGGCCGCCGAGCAGGCCAAGCTGCAGGCCGAGGCCCGGCAGGCCATCAGCGGCAGCGTGGTACCGGCCTTCGGCAAGCTGCTGACCTTCTACCGCGAAGAATACGTGCCGCAATCGCGCACCACTTTGGCGGCCGAAGCCATGCCCGGCGGCAAGGAGTTCTACCAGGCGCAGATCCGCGAATACGTCACCCTGGACATGAGCCCGCAGCAGATCCACGCGCAGGGTCTGTCCGAGGTCAACCGCATCCAGCAGCAGATGAACGCCATCATCGACAAGCTGGGCTTCAAGGGTAAGAGCGAGCAGACCCGCTTCGCCGACTTCCTCGAGTTCCTGCGCACCGACCCGCAGTTCTACGCCAAGACACCGGATGAACTGCTGTGGCGCGCGGCGTGGATTTCCAAACGCGTGGATGGCGTGATCGGCAAGTTCATGACCCTGCCGCGCGCGCGCTTCACCATCGTGCCGGTGCCGCCGGATATCGCCCCGTTCTGGACCGCCGGCCGTGGCGGCATGAGCACCTATTGGCTCAATACGTACAACCTGCCGGCGCGCCCGCTGTACAACCTGCCGGCACTCACCCTGCATGAGTCCGACCCGGGCCATGCGCTGCAGGGCGCACTCGCGGCCGAGCAGACCGGCCAGCCCGAGTTCCGCCGCAGCGCCTATATTTCGGCCTATGGCGAAGGCTGGGGCCTGTACACCGAAAAGCTCGGCATCGACATGGGCATCTACCAGACGCCGTACGAAGACTTCGGCCGCCTGACCTATGAAATGTGGCGCGCCTGCCGCTTGGTGATCGACACCGGCGTGCACCACTACGGCTGGGATCGCGACCGTGCAATCGCCTACCTGCGCGACCACACGGCACTGAGCGAGCATGAAGTGACCACCGAGGTGGACCGCTACATCTCCTGGCCGGGCCAGGCACTGAGCTACAAGCTGGGCGAGATCACCATCGTCAAGCTGCGCGAAAAGGCCGAGAAGGAACTGGGCGACAAGTTCGACATCAAGGGCTTCCACGACGCCGTGCTCAAGCAGGGCTCGGTACCGCTGCCGGTGCTGGAGCAGCAGATCAACGCGTATATCGCCGAGCGCAAAGCGGCGAAATAA
- a CDS encoding TolC family protein produces the protein MWMRLAAVVAFALVPRAYAQVPASAVPLTLDDAIVRVALDHPDLRLIDAQRPVLEARRDAALLRPPMQLGVELENLLGSGDTRGVQGAEATVSLSGVLERGDKLDARRMLAQANIDALAPQRATARLDLLAETARRYLAVAQAQSALQIANTDIEQRRRAVDAARLRLQAGASPESVLFTAQAMLAQAELDRDRAIEQARTARLSLAALWGARSADFTVVSGDALQLPALREFAQLDDELKRAPELAELLGEQRIREAQLQLVRTRSRPDWSWQAGVRNSRADNATSLVGGFSIPLGSARRAAPEIREAEADLALLPYQRQARQQQLYATLAEAHGRYVTARLEVQRMQADVLPQLQKAERAAERAWRAGAASYMEWAQLQAMRIEARQRQLDAAITAHTALIEIQRLTGQGMLATDVTVAVENAR, from the coding sequence ATGTGGATGCGCCTGGCGGCTGTTGTCGCCTTTGCGCTGGTGCCGCGCGCGTATGCGCAGGTGCCGGCGTCTGCTGTGCCGCTGACGCTGGACGACGCCATCGTCCGCGTTGCACTTGATCACCCCGACCTGCGCCTGATCGATGCGCAGCGCCCCGTACTTGAAGCCCGCCGCGATGCCGCGCTGCTGCGTCCGCCCATGCAATTGGGTGTCGAACTCGAGAACCTGCTCGGCAGCGGTGATACCCGCGGCGTGCAGGGCGCCGAAGCTACGGTCAGCCTGTCCGGCGTACTGGAACGCGGCGACAAGCTCGACGCCCGCCGCATGCTGGCGCAGGCCAATATCGATGCGCTGGCGCCACAACGTGCCACCGCCAGGCTCGATCTGCTGGCCGAAACCGCACGCCGTTACCTTGCGGTAGCACAGGCGCAATCGGCGCTGCAGATCGCCAATACCGATATCGAACAGCGCCGCCGCGCGGTCGATGCCGCGCGCCTGCGCCTGCAGGCCGGCGCCTCGCCGGAGTCGGTGCTGTTCACTGCGCAGGCGATGCTGGCGCAGGCCGAGCTGGACCGTGACCGCGCTATCGAACAAGCCCGCACTGCGCGGCTGTCGCTGGCCGCGCTATGGGGTGCACGCTCAGCCGATTTCACGGTGGTGAGTGGCGATGCCCTGCAATTGCCGGCGCTGCGGGAGTTCGCGCAGCTCGATGATGAGCTGAAACGCGCACCCGAACTGGCCGAACTGCTCGGCGAGCAGCGCATCCGCGAAGCCCAGCTGCAATTGGTGCGCACGCGCAGCCGCCCGGATTGGAGCTGGCAGGCCGGGGTGCGCAACAGCCGCGCTGACAACGCCACCTCGCTGGTTGGCGGCTTCAGCATTCCGCTCGGCAGCGCCCGCCGTGCCGCACCGGAAATCCGCGAGGCCGAGGCTGACCTCGCGCTGTTGCCTTACCAGCGCCAGGCGCGCCAGCAGCAGCTCTACGCCACCTTGGCCGAGGCCCACGGCCGCTACGTCACCGCACGCCTGGAAGTGCAGCGCATGCAGGCCGATGTATTGCCGCAGCTGCAGAAGGCCGAACGCGCCGCAGAACGTGCATGGCGCGCCGGTGCCGCCAGTTACATGGAGTGGGCACAGCTGCAGGCCATGCGTATCGAGGCGCGCCAGCGCCAGTTGGATGCGGCCATCACCGCACACACCGCGCTGATCGAAATCCAGCGTCTTACCGGCCAGGGCATGTTGGCCACCGATGTAACCGTTGCCGTGGAGAACGCACGATGA
- a CDS encoding efflux RND transporter periplasmic adaptor subunit, which produces MSLLLVGCGSKPEAGAATTAVEADHGHDEEKAGVEAAGHAHEEGEEAEADSTTIKAAMAEQSGIRSAAAQAGTIADEHEVQGLLTPVDGRVAQVMARFPGPIRALRANVGDRVSAGQTLASIDSNLSLTTYSVSAPISGVVLSRQAQVGAVAGEGTPLFEIGDLSELWVDLHIFGNDTQHITAGVPVTVTRMTDGVSQSTTLERVLPGTATASQSTVARASVRNDDGLWRPGAAVKARIVVAMQPAAVVVPLSALQTMEGRDVVFVRDGDTYTARPVTLGARDAGKVEIKDGLRVGEQVVVEQSYVIKADLGKAGAAHEH; this is translated from the coding sequence ATGAGCCTGTTGTTGGTGGGTTGTGGCAGCAAGCCCGAGGCTGGCGCCGCCACCACGGCAGTCGAAGCAGATCACGGCCATGACGAAGAGAAGGCCGGTGTTGAGGCCGCCGGTCACGCCCACGAAGAAGGCGAAGAAGCCGAGGCCGACAGCACCACCATCAAGGCAGCGATGGCTGAACAATCCGGCATCCGCAGCGCGGCCGCGCAGGCCGGCACCATCGCCGATGAGCACGAAGTGCAGGGCCTGCTGACGCCGGTGGATGGGCGCGTGGCGCAGGTGATGGCGCGTTTCCCGGGGCCGATCCGTGCGCTGCGTGCAAACGTGGGTGATCGCGTCAGCGCCGGCCAGACCCTGGCCAGCATCGACAGCAACCTCAGCCTGACCACCTACAGCGTCAGTGCACCAATCAGCGGCGTGGTGTTGTCGCGGCAGGCGCAGGTGGGTGCAGTGGCGGGCGAGGGAACGCCCTTGTTCGAGATCGGTGACCTGTCCGAGCTGTGGGTGGACCTGCATATCTTCGGCAACGACACCCAGCACATCACCGCCGGCGTACCGGTCACCGTCACCCGCATGACCGATGGCGTCAGCCAGAGCACCACGCTGGAACGCGTGCTGCCAGGCACCGCCACTGCAAGCCAGAGCACCGTGGCCCGCGCCAGCGTGCGCAATGACGATGGCCTGTGGCGGCCAGGTGCCGCAGTGAAGGCCCGCATCGTCGTGGCGATGCAGCCGGCAGCAGTGGTTGTGCCCTTGTCGGCCTTGCAGACCATGGAAGGCCGCGATGTCGTGTTCGTGCGCGATGGCGATACCTATACCGCGCGGCCGGTGACGCTGGGCGCACGTGATGCGGGCAAGGTCGAGATCAAGGACGGCCTGCGAGTTGGCGAGCAGGTCGTGGTCGAGCAGAGCTATGTGATCAAGGCCGATCTGGGCAAGGCGGGGGCCGCGCATGAGCATTGA
- a CDS encoding efflux RND transporter permease subunit, with the protein MLERIIRSAIAHRWMMMVLTLALIAIGSWSFTRLSIDATPDITNVQVQINTAADGYSPLESEQRITYPAETVMAGLPKLEQVRSLSRYGLSQVTVVFKDGTDLYFARQQVAERLQQVKSQLPEGLDPQLGPIATGLGEIFMYTIDADPKARKPDGSAYTATDLRTLQDWVVRPQLRNVPGVTEVNTIGGYQRQIHITPDPAKLRALGFTLDDVAEAVEGNNQNIGAGYIERNGQQFLVRVPGQVAGLEEIGNIVLARREGVPIHVHDVAEVGEGPELRSGAATQNGHEVVMGTVVMLVGANSREVAQAAAAKLEQAQRSLPEGVTVTASYDRTALVDRTIQTVAKNLLEGALLVIVVLFLLLGNFRAALITAAVIPLAMLFTLTGMARGGVSANLMSLGALDFGLIVDGAVIIIENCLRRFGERTHALGRAMTREERFAETASATAEVIRPSLFGLGIITAVYLPIFALTGVEGKMFHPMAITVVLALSGAMLLSLTFVPAAIAMFLGGRVEEKENRLMAWLRARYEPLLAWVMRRGRWVVAGALVLVIGCGVLATRLGSEFVPNLDEGDVAMHAMRIPGTSLSQSVNMQKQVEARLQQLPEVDKVFSKIGTPEVASDPMPPSVADTFIMMKPRKQWPDPRKPRAQLLAELEAAVEELPGNNYEFTQPIQMRMNELISGVRADVAVMLFGDDMDMLAQVGQRIVAVAGKVPGAADVRLEETSGLPLLTVTPDRAALAGYGLNPGQLQSTVSTAVGGRVAGQLFEGDRRFDIVVRLPEAIRQDPAALADLPVSLEPALAQDSADESSRAGGWRSGDARTVPLRELARIESSEGPNQINRDNGKRRIVITANVRDRDLGGFVSELQQAIDAQVKVPAGYWVEYGGSFEQLISASQRLAVVVPVTLLLIFALLFWAFGSARDAGIVFSGVPLALTGGVLALALRGIPLSISAGVGFIALSGVAVLNGLVMISFIRHLREQGRSLDVAVREGALGRLRPVLMTALVASLGFVPMAFNVGAGSEVQRPLATVVIGGIVSSTLLTLLVLPVLYRWLHRDGR; encoded by the coding sequence ATGCTTGAGCGCATCATCCGCAGTGCCATCGCCCATCGCTGGATGATGATGGTGCTTACCCTGGCGCTGATCGCGATCGGCAGCTGGAGTTTCACCCGCCTGTCCATCGATGCCACGCCGGACATCACCAACGTCCAGGTGCAGATCAATACCGCTGCCGATGGCTATTCGCCCTTGGAGAGCGAGCAGCGCATCACCTATCCGGCGGAAACGGTGATGGCGGGCTTGCCCAAACTTGAACAGGTGCGCTCGTTGTCGCGATACGGTCTGTCGCAGGTGACCGTGGTGTTCAAGGACGGTACCGATCTGTACTTCGCCCGCCAGCAGGTAGCCGAGCGCCTGCAGCAGGTTAAGTCGCAGTTGCCCGAAGGCCTGGACCCGCAGCTGGGGCCAATTGCCACCGGCCTGGGCGAGATATTCATGTACACCATCGACGCCGATCCAAAAGCGCGCAAACCCGATGGTTCGGCGTATACCGCCACCGACCTGCGCACGCTGCAGGATTGGGTGGTGCGGCCACAGCTGCGCAACGTGCCGGGCGTTACCGAGGTCAATACCATTGGTGGCTATCAGCGCCAGATCCATATCACCCCGGATCCGGCCAAGCTGCGTGCGTTGGGCTTCACCCTGGATGATGTTGCCGAAGCGGTGGAAGGCAACAACCAGAACATCGGTGCCGGCTACATCGAGCGCAACGGCCAGCAGTTCCTGGTGCGGGTGCCGGGGCAGGTGGCCGGGCTGGAGGAGATCGGCAATATCGTGCTGGCGCGGCGCGAGGGCGTGCCCATCCATGTGCACGATGTGGCCGAGGTGGGCGAAGGTCCGGAGCTGCGCAGCGGTGCCGCCACCCAGAACGGCCACGAAGTGGTGATGGGCACGGTGGTGATGCTGGTCGGTGCCAACAGCCGCGAGGTGGCGCAGGCCGCTGCGGCCAAGCTGGAACAGGCGCAGCGCAGCCTGCCCGAAGGGGTCACCGTCACCGCCAGCTATGACCGCACCGCGCTGGTTGATCGCACCATCCAGACCGTCGCCAAGAATCTGCTGGAAGGCGCGTTGCTGGTGATCGTGGTGTTGTTTCTGTTGTTGGGCAATTTCCGTGCGGCGTTGATCACCGCCGCGGTGATTCCGTTGGCGATGTTGTTCACCCTGACCGGCATGGCACGCGGCGGCGTATCGGCCAACCTGATGAGTCTGGGTGCGCTGGATTTCGGCCTGATCGTCGATGGCGCGGTGATCATCATCGAGAACTGCCTGCGCCGCTTTGGCGAACGCACGCACGCGCTGGGCCGCGCCATGACCCGCGAGGAGCGCTTTGCTGAAACCGCCAGCGCCACCGCCGAAGTCATCCGCCCCAGCCTGTTCGGCCTGGGCATCATCACCGCGGTGTACCTGCCAATCTTCGCCCTGACCGGCGTGGAAGGAAAAATGTTCCACCCGATGGCGATCACCGTGGTGTTGGCGCTCAGCGGCGCGATGCTGCTGTCCTTGACCTTCGTGCCGGCGGCGATTGCGATGTTCCTCGGTGGCCGCGTCGAGGAGAAGGAAAATCGCTTGATGGCCTGGCTGCGTGCGCGCTACGAACCCTTGCTGGCTTGGGTGATGCGGCGCGGACGCTGGGTGGTTGCCGGTGCCTTGGTGTTGGTGATCGGCTGCGGTGTATTGGCAACGCGGCTGGGCAGCGAGTTCGTGCCCAATCTGGACGAAGGCGATGTCGCCATGCATGCCATGCGCATCCCCGGCACCAGCCTGAGTCAGTCGGTGAACATGCAGAAGCAGGTGGAAGCGCGCCTGCAGCAGTTGCCGGAAGTGGACAAGGTGTTCTCCAAGATCGGCACGCCGGAGGTCGCCTCCGATCCGATGCCGCCGTCGGTGGCAGACACCTTCATCATGATGAAACCACGCAAGCAATGGCCGGACCCGCGCAAGCCGCGTGCGCAGCTGCTGGCCGAACTGGAAGCCGCAGTAGAGGAGTTGCCGGGTAACAACTACGAGTTCACCCAGCCGATCCAGATGCGCATGAACGAGTTGATCTCCGGCGTGCGTGCCGACGTGGCGGTGATGCTGTTTGGTGACGACATGGACATGCTGGCGCAGGTAGGCCAGCGCATCGTCGCGGTCGCCGGCAAGGTGCCGGGTGCGGCCGATGTGCGGCTGGAGGAAACCAGTGGCCTTCCCTTGCTGACGGTCACGCCGGATCGCGCGGCCTTGGCCGGCTACGGGCTCAATCCTGGCCAACTGCAATCCACGGTTTCAACGGCGGTGGGCGGGCGTGTGGCCGGGCAGCTGTTCGAAGGTGACCGACGCTTCGACATTGTCGTGCGCCTGCCCGAAGCCATCCGCCAGGACCCGGCGGCATTGGCGGATCTGCCGGTATCGCTGGAACCGGCGCTTGCCCAGGACAGTGCCGACGAATCCAGTCGCGCAGGGGGTTGGCGCAGTGGCGATGCACGCACGGTACCGCTGCGTGAGTTGGCGCGGATTGAAAGCAGCGAAGGCCCGAACCAGATCAACCGCGACAACGGCAAACGCCGCATCGTCATCACCGCGAATGTGCGTGATCGCGATCTTGGTGGCTTCGTCAGCGAGCTGCAGCAGGCCATCGACGCACAGGTCAAGGTACCGGCAGGCTACTGGGTGGAATACGGCGGCAGCTTCGAGCAGCTGATCTCGGCCAGCCAGCGCCTGGCGGTGGTGGTGCCGGTGACCTTGCTGCTGATCTTCGCGCTGCTGTTCTGGGCATTCGGTTCGGCCCGCGATGCAGGCATCGTGTTCAGTGGCGTACCCCTGGCACTGACCGGTGGCGTGCTGGCGCTGGCACTGCGTGGCATTCCGCTGTCGATCTCGGCCGGCGTCGGTTTCATCGCGCTGTCCGGCGTGGCGGTGCTCAACGGCCTGGTGATGATCAGCTTCATCCGCCACCTGCGCGAACAGGGCCGCAGCCTGGACGTGGCCGTGCGCGAAGGCGCACTGGGCCGCCTGCGGCCGGTGCTGATGACTGCACTGGTGGCATCGCTGGGCTTCGTACCGATGGCCTTCAACGTGGGCGCCGGCTCGGAAGTGCAGCGGCCACTGGCAACCGTGGTGATCGGCGGCATCGTGTCCTCGACGCTGCTGACTCTGCTGGTATTGCCGGTGCTGTACCGCTGGCTGCATCGCGACGGCAGGTGA
- a CDS encoding AAA family ATPase: protein MTDAVEFKATLTRYLKARVPFISIRSTERARVLDILREVAGSLSAPFYVHTLSQGTRELATGRVVNEDRSVIGAVDFASQQMAQRQNLSFVLTEVSDMEDDTASSRQLIDVVMLAADHGGSLVVVTSKPIFGQLQRLGMSAQLSAPNEDEMAAIIREQLDPYRGQFVIEWDDQDVARAAAILAGVSRLEAENIIATLLVNGRISKADMVELMSAKDRIFADISGIERVSVRSAEMTVGGLGGLKAWLQRERPLLTADLRERGIRPPRGVLLVGVPGCGKSLSAKAIAHDWQLPLYRLDLSTIHGQYLGQSEGRLKEALATADHVAPCVLWIDEIEKGLAGAGGNGDGGTSTRLVGQFLYWLQEARTRVFVVATANDVSRLPPELLRRGRFDELFFVDLPTAEERRDIIGIYARRGLQEGVLEEALLDELVEMSDGFAGSDLESAVREVVKEAYLRGDGVVNDELFRRSFQNVVPLSRTAPEQIEGIRAWGRERAVPASGEPIGSGIAPATRPRRAVLA, encoded by the coding sequence ATGACAGACGCAGTTGAGTTCAAAGCAACATTGACCCGCTACCTGAAGGCGCGGGTGCCGTTCATCTCGATCCGCAGCACCGAGCGGGCACGTGTGTTGGATATCCTGCGCGAAGTGGCGGGGAGCCTGAGTGCTCCCTTCTACGTGCATACGCTTTCGCAGGGCACCCGCGAGCTGGCGACCGGGCGGGTGGTCAACGAGGACCGTTCGGTCATTGGCGCGGTGGATTTCGCAAGCCAGCAGATGGCTCAGCGGCAGAACCTGAGCTTCGTTTTGACCGAGGTATCGGATATGGAGGATGACACCGCGTCCTCAAGGCAGTTGATCGATGTGGTGATGCTGGCTGCCGACCACGGTGGGTCCTTGGTGGTTGTGACCAGCAAGCCGATCTTCGGGCAGTTGCAGCGGCTGGGCATGTCCGCACAGTTGTCGGCACCGAATGAAGACGAAATGGCGGCGATCATCCGCGAGCAGCTCGACCCCTATCGGGGGCAGTTCGTCATTGAGTGGGATGATCAGGACGTTGCCCGCGCAGCGGCGATACTTGCCGGTGTATCGCGGCTGGAGGCGGAGAACATCATTGCCACGCTGCTGGTGAATGGTCGTATCAGCAAAGCCGACATGGTCGAACTGATGTCAGCCAAGGATCGGATTTTCGCCGATATCAGCGGCATTGAGCGGGTCTCGGTGCGTAGTGCGGAGATGACCGTTGGTGGTCTGGGCGGGCTCAAGGCCTGGTTGCAGCGCGAGCGGCCGTTGCTTACGGCGGATCTGCGTGAGCGCGGTATTCGGCCACCACGCGGCGTGCTGTTGGTGGGGGTGCCGGGCTGCGGCAAATCCTTGTCGGCCAAGGCCATTGCGCATGATTGGCAGCTGCCCTTGTACCGCCTGGATCTGTCCACCATCCATGGGCAGTACCTGGGGCAGAGCGAAGGCCGCCTGAAGGAAGCCCTCGCCACTGCCGATCACGTAGCGCCTTGCGTGCTGTGGATCGATGAGATTGAAAAGGGTTTGGCGGGCGCGGGTGGCAATGGCGATGGCGGCACGTCTACCCGCTTGGTAGGTCAGTTTCTGTACTGGTTGCAGGAAGCGCGTACCCGTGTGTTCGTGGTCGCCACGGCCAACGACGTGTCGCGGTTGCCACCGGAGTTGTTGCGCCGCGGACGCTTCGACGAGTTGTTCTTCGTGGACCTGCCTACTGCCGAGGAGCGCCGCGACATCATTGGCATCTATGCACGCAGGGGGTTGCAGGAAGGAGTCCTGGAGGAAGCGTTGCTGGACGAGCTGGTGGAGATGTCCGATGGATTTGCAGGCTCTGATCTGGAGTCAGCGGTACGCGAAGTGGTCAAGGAAGCCTACCTGCGCGGCGACGGCGTGGTTAACGACGAGTTGTTCCGCCGCAGCTTCCAGAACGTGGTGCCACTTTCGCGGACTGCACCGGAGCAGATCGAAGGTATTCGCGCATGGGGCAGGGAGCGTGCGGTGCCGGCATCGGGTGAGCCGATTGGCTCGGGTATCGCCCCCGCGACCCGTCCGCGCCGCGCAGTACTGGCTTAA